From one Procambarus clarkii isolate CNS0578487 unplaced genomic scaffold, FALCON_Pclarkii_2.0 HiC_scaffold_2325, whole genome shotgun sequence genomic stretch:
- the LOC138362673 gene encoding uncharacterized protein: MYFIKVELMYFIKVELMYFIKVELMYFIKLDLLYFIKLELMYFIKLDLMYFIKVELMYFIKLDLMYFIKLELMYFIKLELMYFIKLDLMYFIKLELMYFIKLELMYFIKLDLMYFIKLELMYFIKLELMYFIKLELMYFIKLDLMYFIKLDLMYFIKLELMYFIKLDLMYFIKLDLIYFIKLDLMYFIKLDLIYFIKLHLTL, from the coding sequence ATGTACTTTATAAAGGTGGAGCTGATGTACTTTATAAAGGTGGAGCTGATGTACTTTATAAAGGTGGAGCTGATGTACTTTATAAAGCTGGACCTGCTGTACTTTATAAAGCTGGAGCTGATGTACTTTATAAAGCTGGACCTGATGTACTTTATAAAGGTGGAGCTGATGTACTTTATAAAGCTGGACCTGATGTACTTTATAAAGCTGGAGCTGATGTACTTTATAAAGCTGGAGCTGATGTACTTTATAAAGCTGGACCTGATGTACTTTATAAAGCTGGAGCTGATGTACTTTATAAAGCTGGAGCTGATGTACTTTATAAAGCTGGACCTGATGTACTTTATAAAGCTGGAGCTGATGTACTTTATAAAGCTGGAGCTGATGTACTTTATAAAGCTGGAGCTGATGTACTTTATAAAGCTGGACCTGATGTACTTTATAAAGCTGGACCTGATGTACTTTATAAAGCTGGAGCTGATGTACTTTATAAAGCTGGACCTGATGTACTTTATAAAGCTGGACCTAATATACTTTATAAAGCTGGACCTGATGTACTTTATAAAGCTGGACCTAATATACTTTATAAAGCTGCACCTTACTTTATAA